From Eschrichtius robustus isolate mEscRob2 chromosome 7, mEscRob2.pri, whole genome shotgun sequence, a single genomic window includes:
- the ZNF511 gene encoding zinc finger protein 511 isoform X3 — protein sequence MQLPPALHARLAGAPGSAEPLPVERDPAAGTTPFSFAPRLVRFPREHDFFEDGDVQRHLYLQDVLTQVGGAPERPRRPSARVPEFTCQVAGCCQVFDALEDYEHHYHALHRNVCSFCKRAFPSGHLLDTHILEWHDSLFQILAERQDMYQCLVEGCTEKFRTSRDRKEHLVMRHLYPADFRFDKPRRSRGPAVPGAAEQVLAEALGDDRVPSEGDAMEVCSEHVEPSPEPAGERRAYSHRCLTRI from the exons ATGCAGCTGCCGCCCGCGCTGCACGCACGCCTGGCGGGGGCACCCGGGTCGGCCGAGCCTCTACCCGTGGAGCGGGACCCCGCGGCCGGGACCACGCCCTTCAGCTTCGCGCCGCGCCTGGTGCGCTTCCCACGGGAGCACGACTTCTTCGAG GACGGGGACGTGCAGCGGCACCTCTACCTCCAGGATGTGCTCACGCAGGTGGGCGGGGCGCCCGAGAGGCCCAG GCGTCCCTCCGCCAGGGTGCCCGAGTTCACCTGTCAGGTGGCCGGCTGCTGCCAGGTGTTCGACGCCCTGGAGGACTACGAGCACCACTACCACGCTCTGCACAGAAACGTCTGCTCCTTCTGCAAGCGGGCCTTCCCTTCCGGCCACCTGCTGGACACCCACATCCTCGAGTGGCATGACTCCCTCTTCCAGATTCTGGCCGAGCGGCAGGACATG TATCAGTGCCTGGTGGAGGGCTGCACAGAGAAGTTCAGAACCAGCAGAGACCGGAAGGAGCACCTGGTGATGCGTCATCTCTACCCTGCGGACTTCCGCTTCGATAAACCGAGGAGGAGCAGAGG GCCAGCCGTGCCCGGTGCCGCTGAGCAGGTGTTGGCAGAAGCCCTGGGAGACGACCGGGTACCGTCGGAAGGCGACGCCATGGAAGTCTGCTCTGAACACGTGGAGCCCTCGCCAGAACCCGCGGGAGAGAGGCGGGCCTACAGCCACAG GTGCCTCACGAGGATTTAA
- the ZNF511 gene encoding zinc finger protein 511 isoform X1, translating into MQLPPALHARLAGAPGSAEPLPVERDPAAGTTPFSFAPRLVRFPREHDFFEDGDVQRHLYLQDVLTQVGGAPERPRRPSARVPEFTCQVAGCCQVFDALEDYEHHYHALHRNVCSFCKRAFPSGHLLDTHILEWHDSLFQILAERQDMYQCLVEGCTEKFRTSRDRKEHLVMRHLYPADFRFDKPRRSRGPAVPGAAEQVLAEALGDDRVPSEGDAMEVCSEHVEPSPEPAGERRAYSHRIPSTICFGQGASRGFKSAKKRNKHQ; encoded by the exons ATGCAGCTGCCGCCCGCGCTGCACGCACGCCTGGCGGGGGCACCCGGGTCGGCCGAGCCTCTACCCGTGGAGCGGGACCCCGCGGCCGGGACCACGCCCTTCAGCTTCGCGCCGCGCCTGGTGCGCTTCCCACGGGAGCACGACTTCTTCGAG GACGGGGACGTGCAGCGGCACCTCTACCTCCAGGATGTGCTCACGCAGGTGGGCGGGGCGCCCGAGAGGCCCAG GCGTCCCTCCGCCAGGGTGCCCGAGTTCACCTGTCAGGTGGCCGGCTGCTGCCAGGTGTTCGACGCCCTGGAGGACTACGAGCACCACTACCACGCTCTGCACAGAAACGTCTGCTCCTTCTGCAAGCGGGCCTTCCCTTCCGGCCACCTGCTGGACACCCACATCCTCGAGTGGCATGACTCCCTCTTCCAGATTCTGGCCGAGCGGCAGGACATG TATCAGTGCCTGGTGGAGGGCTGCACAGAGAAGTTCAGAACCAGCAGAGACCGGAAGGAGCACCTGGTGATGCGTCATCTCTACCCTGCGGACTTCCGCTTCGATAAACCGAGGAGGAGCAGAGG GCCAGCCGTGCCCGGTGCCGCTGAGCAGGTGTTGGCAGAAGCCCTGGGAGACGACCGGGTACCGTCGGAAGGCGACGCCATGGAAGTCTGCTCTGAACACGTGGAGCCCTCGCCAGAACCCGCGGGAGAGAGGCGGGCCTACAGCCACAG GATACCATCTACCATCTGTTTTGGTCAAGGTGCCTCACGAGGATTTAAAAGCGCCAAGAAGAGAAATAAGCACCAGTAA
- the ZNF511 gene encoding zinc finger protein 511 isoform X2, with product MQLPPALHARLAGAPGSAEPLPVERDPAAGTTPFSFAPRLVRFPREHDFFEDGDVQRHLYLQDVLTQVGGAPERPRVPEFTCQVAGCCQVFDALEDYEHHYHALHRNVCSFCKRAFPSGHLLDTHILEWHDSLFQILAERQDMYQCLVEGCTEKFRTSRDRKEHLVMRHLYPADFRFDKPRRSRGPAVPGAAEQVLAEALGDDRVPSEGDAMEVCSEHVEPSPEPAGERRAYSHRIPSTICFGQGASRGFKSAKKRNKHQ from the exons ATGCAGCTGCCGCCCGCGCTGCACGCACGCCTGGCGGGGGCACCCGGGTCGGCCGAGCCTCTACCCGTGGAGCGGGACCCCGCGGCCGGGACCACGCCCTTCAGCTTCGCGCCGCGCCTGGTGCGCTTCCCACGGGAGCACGACTTCTTCGAG GACGGGGACGTGCAGCGGCACCTCTACCTCCAGGATGTGCTCACGCAGGTGGGCGGGGCGCCCGAGAGGCCCAG GGTGCCCGAGTTCACCTGTCAGGTGGCCGGCTGCTGCCAGGTGTTCGACGCCCTGGAGGACTACGAGCACCACTACCACGCTCTGCACAGAAACGTCTGCTCCTTCTGCAAGCGGGCCTTCCCTTCCGGCCACCTGCTGGACACCCACATCCTCGAGTGGCATGACTCCCTCTTCCAGATTCTGGCCGAGCGGCAGGACATG TATCAGTGCCTGGTGGAGGGCTGCACAGAGAAGTTCAGAACCAGCAGAGACCGGAAGGAGCACCTGGTGATGCGTCATCTCTACCCTGCGGACTTCCGCTTCGATAAACCGAGGAGGAGCAGAGG GCCAGCCGTGCCCGGTGCCGCTGAGCAGGTGTTGGCAGAAGCCCTGGGAGACGACCGGGTACCGTCGGAAGGCGACGCCATGGAAGTCTGCTCTGAACACGTGGAGCCCTCGCCAGAACCCGCGGGAGAGAGGCGGGCCTACAGCCACAG GATACCATCTACCATCTGTTTTGGTCAAGGTGCCTCACGAGGATTTAAAAGCGCCAAGAAGAGAAATAAGCACCAGTAA